The Sphingorhabdus sp. Alg231-15 genome has a segment encoding these proteins:
- the map gene encoding type I methionyl aminopeptidase, which translates to MTDYLTVEDATPQSRTGAIKLHGPEGFEGMRKAGRLAAEILDALVPHVVPGVTTGALDDMVRAHALREGAVPATLGYRGFTHSCCTSINHVVCHGIPGDKKLKEGDIVNIDVTVIVDGWHGDTSRMFLIGKAPVKAARLVQTTYECLMLGIEQARPGNRMGDVAHAIQAHAEGNRYSVVRDFCGHGLGQMFHDAPEVVHAGRPGTGPELRPGMFFTIEPMINIGKYAVKMLEDGWTAVTRDRSLSAQFEHSIGITETGCEIFTKSPAGLDCPPYA; encoded by the coding sequence ATGACTGATTATCTGACCGTAGAAGATGCCACTCCGCAAAGCCGGACCGGCGCGATCAAACTGCACGGCCCTGAAGGCTTTGAGGGTATGCGCAAAGCTGGGCGGCTAGCTGCCGAAATACTCGACGCTTTGGTACCACACGTGGTGCCGGGCGTGACTACAGGCGCACTGGACGATATGGTTCGTGCACATGCCTTGCGGGAGGGCGCTGTACCCGCAACGCTTGGCTATCGCGGCTTTACCCATAGTTGCTGCACTTCGATCAACCATGTCGTGTGTCACGGAATTCCTGGAGACAAGAAGCTCAAGGAAGGCGATATCGTCAATATTGATGTGACCGTTATCGTCGATGGTTGGCACGGCGACACCAGCCGCATGTTCCTGATCGGCAAGGCGCCGGTCAAAGCTGCGAGACTGGTACAGACCACATATGAGTGCTTGATGCTGGGTATTGAACAAGCCAGGCCGGGCAACCGAATGGGCGATGTCGCTCACGCTATCCAGGCTCATGCAGAAGGGAATCGCTATAGCGTGGTTCGCGATTTTTGTGGCCACGGTCTTGGCCAGATGTTCCATGATGCGCCTGAAGTTGTTCACGCCGGACGCCCCGGTACCGGCCCCGAATTACGGCCAGGTATGTTTTTCACCATCGAACCGATGATCAACATCGGCAAATATGCCGTGAAGATGCTTGAAGATGGCTGGACCGCCGTCACCCGGGACCGCTCGTTATCCGCCCAGTTCGAGCACAGTATCGGAATCACGGAAACCGGCTGTGAGATTTTCACCAAAAGCCCTGCTGGTCTGGACTGCCCGCCTTACGCGTAA
- a CDS encoding 4a-hydroxytetrahydrobiopterin dehydratase — protein MVAQLNDAERQAALAALPDWEYDGKRDAISRKFKFADFTEAYAFMTRVAIHAEKADHHPEWFNVYNNVDITLTTHDAGENGGLSQRDIDLARTIEGIL, from the coding sequence ATGGTTGCTCAACTGAATGATGCTGAGCGGCAAGCGGCTCTCGCGGCCCTGCCCGACTGGGAATATGACGGCAAACGCGATGCGATTAGCCGCAAGTTTAAATTTGCCGATTTCACTGAAGCTTATGCCTTCATGACCCGCGTGGCGATACATGCCGAAAAAGCGGATCACCATCCCGAATGGTTTAACGTCTACAACAATGTCGATATTACGCTGACCACCCATGATGCCGGTGAGAATGGCGGATTATCTCAGCGCGACATCGATTTGGCGAGGACAATTGAGGGCATTCTCTAG
- a CDS encoding molybdopterin-binding protein, whose amino-acid sequence MSKSRIYTAALIVIGDEILSGRTQDKNIAQIAKWLNVQGIRLGEVRVIADDMDAIAEAVNILRARNDYLFTTGGIGPTHDDITVDAISKALGVDVVIHPTARAILEKYYADKGGINEGRLRMARVPDGAELIENRMSGAPGIKIDNLYLMAGVPHITAGMLDALTGTLEGGVPLLSETLGAWAPESEIADVLRVAEKAHEGCQIGSYPFFRNGTVGANFVVRSTDADELATCKAALKSGLEEAGYEVTEGGI is encoded by the coding sequence ATGAGCAAATCCCGCATTTACACCGCCGCCCTGATTGTCATTGGAGATGAAATCCTCTCTGGTCGCACGCAGGACAAGAATATCGCGCAAATCGCCAAATGGCTGAACGTGCAGGGTATCAGGCTTGGCGAAGTGCGCGTGATTGCCGATGACATGGACGCGATTGCCGAGGCAGTGAATATCTTGCGGGCGCGCAATGATTATCTCTTCACCACTGGCGGCATTGGTCCGACTCATGATGATATTACGGTGGATGCCATTTCCAAGGCGCTGGGTGTCGATGTGGTGATCCACCCGACCGCACGGGCGATATTGGAGAAATATTATGCGGACAAGGGCGGCATTAACGAAGGCCGTCTGCGCATGGCACGGGTGCCTGATGGCGCCGAGCTGATTGAAAATCGTATGTCCGGCGCGCCGGGAATAAAAATCGACAATCTGTACCTGATGGCAGGTGTTCCACATATTACTGCGGGGATGCTTGATGCATTGACGGGGACGCTGGAGGGCGGCGTGCCGCTCTTGTCCGAAACGCTGGGTGCGTGGGCGCCGGAAAGCGAGATTGCAGATGTTTTGAGAGTTGCGGAGAAAGCGCATGAAGGCTGCCAGATTGGCAGCTACCCGTTTTTCCGCAATGGCACAGTCGGCGCGAATTTCGTCGTGCGTTCAACTGATGCAGATGAACTGGCGACCTGTAAGGCGGCACTGAAATCCGGGTTGGAAGAGGCCGGTTATGAGGTTACCGAAGGCGGGATTTAG
- a CDS encoding SDR family oxidoreductase, protein MAYQTGQKSIFITGGASGLGREVARYFAGKGWFIGIADINDAGMAETASMLPEGQSSVHRLDVTSRANWKSAVADFATITGGTMNVLFNNAGIGEGGPIEEMTDEDIDLMIAINFTGCISGTRACFEMLKNTPDSCVLYTASAAGIYGVADLSVYSATKFAVRGLAESHDLEFNKYGIKSRSLMPGFVDTNIISDVVEGTNQTGKERLEESGVLVSPVSIIGPAAWEAVHGKKVHTPVNKMAKQLAFAARWMPGRLRKQAVELADLGNVLAGAEPKN, encoded by the coding sequence ATGGCATATCAAACCGGACAGAAGTCCATATTCATCACCGGCGGAGCGTCGGGACTGGGCCGCGAAGTCGCCCGTTATTTTGCCGGCAAGGGTTGGTTTATCGGTATTGCCGATATCAACGATGCCGGGATGGCTGAGACCGCATCAATGCTTCCGGAAGGCCAAAGCTCCGTCCACAGGCTTGATGTCACTAGCCGCGCCAACTGGAAATCTGCGGTTGCCGATTTTGCTACAATTACCGGCGGCACAATGAACGTCCTGTTCAACAATGCAGGCATTGGTGAAGGCGGTCCGATTGAGGAGATGACCGACGAAGATATCGACTTGATGATCGCCATTAATTTTACCGGATGCATCAGTGGAACGCGGGCCTGTTTCGAAATGCTGAAAAATACGCCTGACAGCTGTGTACTCTACACTGCGTCAGCGGCCGGTATATACGGCGTGGCTGATCTTAGTGTTTATAGCGCGACGAAGTTTGCGGTGCGCGGTCTTGCAGAATCACACGATCTGGAATTCAACAAATATGGTATCAAGTCTCGCTCGTTAATGCCCGGCTTTGTTGACACTAATATCATCTCTGATGTGGTAGAGGGCACCAATCAGACTGGCAAAGAACGTCTTGAAGAAAGCGGTGTGTTGGTAAGTCCTGTGTCGATAATCGGCCCAGCTGCATGGGAAGCCGTACACGGCAAAAAGGTGCATACACCCGTCAACAAAATGGCCAAACAGCTGGCTTTCGCTGCGCGCTGGATGCCGGGCCGATTGCGCAAACAAGCTGTTGAACTGGCCGATCTTGGCAATGTTCTCGCCGGAGCAGAGCCTAAAAACTAG
- a CDS encoding heme exporter protein CcmB, translated as MGALKAMIWRDVRQSYASGGTWLPVIFYLSAATLFPFAVGPDRDLLLQTGGGILWIAALLATLLPLDRLVQPDLDNGLYDQLLVRGITDELIAFARLISHWLAFGPPLLFAALLASGLMGLEGPPLVTLLASLAIATPALAGLAVMIAALTAGLKGAGALGGLLLVPLAIPLLIFGAGSLADQSGSALLFLSAVSLLIVAITPFAAGAALRAIRE; from the coding sequence ATTGGGGCGCTCAAAGCAATGATCTGGCGTGATGTCCGGCAAAGCTATGCCAGCGGCGGGACCTGGCTACCAGTGATTTTCTATCTCTCGGCGGCGACTCTGTTTCCTTTTGCGGTTGGCCCGGATCGTGATTTGCTGCTCCAAACCGGCGGCGGCATATTGTGGATCGCGGCGTTGCTTGCGACCCTGTTGCCGCTCGACCGATTGGTGCAGCCTGACCTGGACAATGGCCTCTACGATCAATTGTTGGTGCGCGGCATTACCGACGAATTGATCGCCTTTGCCCGGCTGATCTCGCATTGGTTGGCTTTTGGGCCGCCGTTGCTGTTTGCCGCTTTGCTCGCCAGCGGCCTGATGGGCTTGGAGGGGCCGCCGCTCGTCACCTTGCTTGCCAGCCTTGCGATCGCGACACCGGCGCTTGCCGGACTAGCAGTGATGATCGCGGCCTTGACTGCCGGCCTGAAAGGCGCAGGGGCTTTGGGTGGATTGCTATTGGTACCGTTAGCGATTCCGTTGCTGATTTTCGGAGCAGGTAGCTTGGCGGATCAAAGCGGCAGTGCGCTGTTGTTCCTGAGTGCCGTATCGCTGCTGATCGTCGCGATTACACCTTTTGCAGCCGGAGCCGCGTTACGGGCGATACGGGAATAG
- the ccmA gene encoding heme ABC exporter ATP-binding protein CcmA — translation MREEGSENLRAEALACVRGEKLLFRDLNFTLTPGQAGLVTGPNGVGKSSLLRLIAGLLQPFSGTIHVPTSVALCDDRMALDENLSLRDALRFWTRLDGQTQDDSAEAMDAAGMSHLAEVPVRYFSTGQRQRARLARTFLTRSNLWLLDEPANGLDTASVDLLGRTLQTHLDGGGMILAASHIALPIAFDLSLELDALEEMETPL, via the coding sequence ATGCGGGAAGAAGGGAGCGAAAATCTGCGCGCCGAAGCCCTTGCGTGTGTGCGCGGCGAAAAATTACTCTTCCGCGATCTCAATTTCACGTTGACACCAGGGCAAGCGGGATTGGTCACTGGCCCTAATGGCGTTGGTAAGTCCAGCCTGTTGCGATTAATTGCTGGATTGCTCCAGCCGTTTTCCGGCACGATCCATGTTCCGACATCGGTTGCATTATGTGATGACCGCATGGCTCTCGATGAAAATTTGTCGTTGCGAGATGCTCTCCGTTTTTGGACTAGACTCGATGGTCAGACACAGGATGATTCCGCGGAAGCCATGGACGCAGCTGGTATGAGCCATCTAGCCGAAGTGCCCGTCCGCTATTTCTCCACCGGCCAGCGGCAGCGTGCACGGCTGGCCCGTACCTTTCTCACCAGATCCAATCTATGGTTGCTCGATGAGCCCGCCAATGGCCTAGATACGGCATCGGTGGATTTATTGGGCCGCACTCTACAAACCCATCTTGACGGCGGCGGCATGATATTGGCCGCAAGCCATATCGCACTGCCGATTGCCTTTGACTTATCGCTCGAACTGGATGCGCTGGAAGAGATGGAGACGCCGCTGTGA
- a CDS encoding ATP-binding cassette domain-containing protein, which translates to MISTPSASGPAISLQNVRRIYGTVTAVDDVSLEIAAGSFVALVGLSGSGKSTLLKMINRLIDPTKGEVLIADDNVKAIDPHILRRRIGYVFQNIGLFPHMTISRNIAIGLELAGEKEGLSDRVAELLDLVELPQEMANRLPHQLSGGQQQRVGVARALATRPGLMLMDEPFGALDPVTRDSLAGQYKALHEKLGLTTIIVTHDMAEALYLADRILVMEAGQIKADATPAELLSGGVGDEAEALVAIPRAQAAHLIALGETDGAKKA; encoded by the coding sequence ATGATTTCAACCCCTTCTGCCTCTGGTCCAGCGATCAGCCTGCAAAATGTCAGGCGCATCTATGGGACTGTCACGGCAGTCGACGATGTTTCGCTTGAGATTGCAGCGGGCAGCTTTGTAGCGCTCGTCGGTCTCTCCGGATCCGGCAAATCTACTTTGTTAAAGATGATCAATCGGCTGATAGACCCGACGAAGGGCGAGGTTTTGATCGCTGATGATAATGTCAAAGCGATTGATCCGCATATATTGCGCCGCCGGATCGGTTATGTGTTTCAGAATATTGGTCTCTTCCCGCACATGACGATATCGCGCAATATTGCAATCGGGCTGGAATTGGCTGGCGAGAAAGAAGGGCTGAGTGATCGCGTGGCCGAGTTGCTCGATCTGGTGGAGCTTCCACAAGAAATGGCGAACCGGTTGCCGCATCAACTTAGTGGTGGGCAACAGCAAAGGGTTGGTGTTGCCCGAGCGCTGGCAACGCGCCCCGGTCTGATGTTGATGGATGAACCCTTTGGTGCGCTGGATCCGGTGACGAGAGACAGCCTTGCCGGCCAGTATAAAGCGCTACACGAAAAGCTGGGCCTTACAACGATCATCGTCACCCATGATATGGCTGAAGCGCTCTATCTCGCGGATCGGATATTGGTAATGGAGGCCGGGCAGATCAAAGCGGATGCCACGCCTGCAGAGCTTTTATCCGGCGGAGTCGGCGACGAAGCCGAGGCCCTGGTTGCCATTCCGCGCGCGCAGGCAGCCCATCTCATCGCGCTTGGTGAAACAGATGGAGCGAAAAAGGCGTGA